From Cecembia calidifontis, one genomic window encodes:
- the ppsA gene encoding phosphoenolpyruvate synthase, translating to MSQFVIPFSKIKNRDIAKVGGKNASLGEMMAELSSLGINIPDGFATTAEAFRVFLKDNQLENVLKDTLAQLHSKDLSNLAEIGMKCRELVSKGKFNEDLKKEFLKAYEALGHGSPISVAVRSSATAEDLPTASFAGQHDSFLNIEGADQLLEAIHKCYVSLFNDRAIKYREDNGFEHMHVALSVGVQKMVRSDLGSAGVAFTIDPESGFGNFIYITSAWGLGENLVQGAVNPDEFYAFKPSIEKGIQSVIYKKLGAKENKMVYSKGTERPVKNIKTSTAERNSFSLDLEEVELLADWCLKIEKHYGLPMDIEWAKDGQSGEIFIVQARPETVHGAKEGVKIKEYKIIGKKSAPIVKGKSVGSSIASGRVCIVHSIADAGKVKQGDIIVADITNPDWNAMLRKAVSIVTNKGGRTSHASIVARELGINAIVGTGDATAKLKDGQEITVSCLEGDEGSVYDGILDWTVKEIDLGQLPATKTKPMFILADPFNAFRLSFYPNQGVGLLRMEFIISNSIRIHPMALVKFEELPESNDKKAIEAITQHYADKRKYFVEKLSENIAMVAAAFYPKEVIVRMSDFKTNEYAQLMGGKGFEPGEENPMLGFRGASRYYHPLYKEGFGLECEAMRVVRDEMGLTNVKLMIPFCRTVEEGKKVLDVMKTFGLERGKNGLEVYVMAEIPSNVILAEEFAEIFDGFSIGSNDLTQLTLGIDRDSAIVSDLFDENNKAVKAMLSSVIQTARKTGKKIGLCGQAPSDYPAFAQFLVDEGIDSISFNPDALLKGIENIIVAESKKH from the coding sequence ATGAGCCAATTTGTAATTCCGTTTTCCAAAATCAAAAACAGGGACATTGCCAAAGTGGGGGGCAAAAATGCCTCTTTGGGAGAAATGATGGCTGAATTGTCTTCCCTTGGGATCAATATTCCTGATGGTTTTGCTACTACTGCAGAGGCTTTTAGGGTGTTTTTGAAAGATAATCAGTTAGAAAATGTATTAAAAGACACCTTGGCCCAGCTCCATTCCAAAGACTTGAGCAATCTGGCTGAAATTGGAATGAAATGCAGGGAATTGGTTTCTAAAGGAAAGTTTAATGAAGACCTGAAAAAGGAATTTTTAAAGGCTTATGAAGCCTTAGGACACGGCAGTCCAATTTCTGTGGCTGTAAGGAGCTCTGCTACAGCTGAAGATTTGCCTACTGCAAGTTTTGCAGGCCAGCATGATAGTTTTTTGAATATAGAGGGAGCAGATCAACTGTTGGAAGCCATACATAAATGCTATGTGTCCCTGTTCAATGACCGTGCTATCAAATACCGGGAGGACAATGGGTTTGAACACATGCATGTAGCACTTTCTGTTGGGGTGCAAAAAATGGTGAGATCCGATCTTGGGAGTGCGGGCGTTGCTTTTACCATTGATCCTGAGTCGGGCTTTGGAAATTTCATTTACATTACAAGCGCTTGGGGTTTAGGAGAAAATTTAGTGCAGGGAGCGGTCAACCCTGATGAATTTTACGCCTTTAAGCCTTCCATAGAAAAAGGCATCCAAAGTGTGATTTATAAAAAGTTGGGTGCAAAAGAGAACAAAATGGTGTATTCCAAGGGAACGGAGAGGCCTGTGAAGAATATAAAAACCAGTACTGCAGAAAGGAATAGTTTTTCACTTGATTTGGAAGAGGTAGAATTATTGGCAGACTGGTGCCTGAAAATCGAAAAGCATTATGGCCTGCCCATGGATATTGAATGGGCCAAGGATGGGCAAAGCGGTGAGATTTTTATTGTTCAGGCAAGGCCTGAAACTGTCCATGGGGCCAAAGAGGGAGTAAAAATTAAGGAGTATAAAATTATTGGGAAGAAATCTGCCCCCATTGTCAAAGGTAAGTCGGTGGGCAGTTCCATTGCTTCAGGAAGGGTTTGTATAGTCCATTCTATAGCAGATGCAGGTAAGGTAAAGCAGGGTGATATCATTGTAGCTGATATTACCAATCCGGATTGGAATGCCATGCTTAGAAAAGCGGTCAGTATTGTTACCAACAAAGGTGGGCGGACCAGCCATGCTTCTATCGTCGCAAGAGAACTGGGCATCAATGCCATAGTGGGGACAGGTGATGCCACTGCCAAATTGAAGGACGGCCAGGAGATTACCGTGTCCTGCCTGGAAGGAGATGAGGGCTCGGTCTATGATGGAATTCTGGATTGGACGGTTAAAGAGATTGATTTGGGACAGCTTCCTGCTACCAAAACCAAGCCTATGTTCATTTTGGCAGATCCTTTTAATGCTTTTCGCCTGTCATTTTACCCAAATCAAGGGGTAGGCCTTCTTAGAATGGAGTTCATCATCAGCAACAGCATAAGGATCCATCCCATGGCCTTGGTAAAATTCGAGGAACTACCTGAATCAAATGACAAAAAAGCCATTGAGGCCATCACGCAGCATTATGCGGATAAGAGGAAATATTTTGTTGAAAAGCTTTCGGAAAACATTGCCATGGTGGCAGCAGCTTTTTATCCCAAAGAGGTCATAGTACGGATGAGTGACTTTAAGACCAATGAATATGCCCAACTCATGGGGGGCAAAGGGTTTGAACCTGGTGAAGAGAACCCAATGCTTGGTTTTAGGGGAGCATCGAGGTATTATCATCCCCTTTATAAAGAGGGATTTGGCCTTGAATGTGAAGCCATGCGGGTGGTGAGGGATGAAATGGGTTTGACCAATGTAAAATTGATGATTCCTTTCTGCAGGACAGTCGAGGAGGGTAAAAAAGTATTGGATGTCATGAAAACTTTTGGTCTGGAGCGTGGAAAAAATGGACTTGAAGTCTATGTGATGGCAGAAATACCAAGTAATGTGATTCTGGCTGAGGAATTTGCTGAAATTTTTGATGGATTCTCCATCGGTTCCAATGACCTGACCCAATTGACTTTGGGAATTGACAGGGATTCGGCCATCGTATCTGACTTATTTGATGAAAATAATAAAGCGGTGAAGGCCATGCTTTCTTCTGTGATCCAAACTGCTAGAAAAACAGGGAAGAAGATAGGTCTTTGTGGCCAAGCCCCAAGTGATTATCCAGCCTTTGCACAGTTTTTGGTGGATGAAGGAATAGACAGCATTTCTTTTAATCCGGATGCCTTATTGAAAGGGATTGAAAATATAATCGTAGCTGAATCCAAAAAACATTAA
- a CDS encoding CCA tRNA nucleotidyltransferase has product MNFREHLERIDIFKRVGKIADEMGLETYVVGGYVRDLILKRPCKDIDFVCVGSGIALAQKVADSFEEHVPLSVFKNFGTANIRLDDWEVEFVGARKESYRHDSRKPIVEDGTLQEDQERRDFTINAMAISVNAHNFGELIDPFDGMGDIKRKIIKTPTDPIITFSDDPLRMMRAIRFAAQLHFDIEPDTFLAIVHDAHRLQIVSAERIMDELNKIIMTPKPSYGFKLLFVSKLLQQFFPELVELHGVDSVGDKSHKDNFYHTLQVLDNISAMTDNLWLRWAAIMHDIAKPATKRFNPKVGWTFHGHEDKGARMVPGIFRRMKLPMDERMKYVQKLVRLHLRPIALVSDKVTDSAIRRLLFDAGDDVNDLMKLCRADITSKNNNKVQRFLANFDKVEKKLVEVEEKDQVRNFQPPVSGEEIMEIFGLPPSRMVGDLKEEIKEAILEGQIQNNKAEALELLYKLADQRGLKKQH; this is encoded by the coding sequence ATGAATTTCAGAGAACATTTAGAGCGTATAGACATATTCAAAAGGGTAGGAAAGATCGCTGATGAGATGGGCCTGGAAACCTACGTCGTCGGTGGCTATGTCAGAGACCTCATTTTAAAACGCCCCTGTAAGGACATCGACTTTGTTTGCGTTGGCTCTGGAATTGCCCTGGCCCAAAAAGTAGCAGACAGCTTTGAAGAGCATGTCCCCCTTTCGGTATTCAAAAATTTCGGTACCGCCAATATCCGTCTCGATGACTGGGAGGTAGAGTTTGTTGGGGCAAGAAAAGAATCCTACAGGCATGATTCCAGAAAACCAATCGTAGAAGACGGAACACTTCAGGAAGATCAGGAAAGGAGGGATTTTACCATCAATGCGATGGCCATTTCTGTCAATGCACATAATTTTGGTGAACTGATTGATCCTTTTGATGGCATGGGTGATATCAAGCGAAAAATCATCAAAACCCCTACCGATCCCATTATTACTTTCTCTGATGATCCATTACGGATGATGCGGGCCATCAGGTTTGCAGCACAGCTACATTTTGATATAGAGCCTGATACTTTTCTTGCCATCGTGCATGACGCACACAGGCTTCAGATTGTCTCAGCTGAAAGGATCATGGATGAGCTGAACAAAATCATCATGACCCCAAAGCCATCTTATGGGTTTAAATTGCTTTTTGTCAGCAAATTACTCCAACAGTTTTTTCCGGAACTGGTGGAGTTGCACGGAGTGGATTCGGTTGGTGATAAATCCCATAAGGACAACTTCTACCATACCCTTCAGGTTTTGGACAATATTTCCGCGATGACAGATAACCTTTGGTTACGCTGGGCAGCCATTATGCATGATATCGCAAAACCTGCCACGAAACGCTTCAACCCAAAGGTCGGCTGGACATTCCACGGCCACGAAGACAAGGGGGCCAGGATGGTTCCGGGCATTTTCAGAAGAATGAAATTGCCCATGGACGAACGTATGAAATATGTTCAGAAACTGGTCAGACTTCATTTAAGACCAATTGCATTGGTTTCAGACAAAGTAACCGATTCTGCCATCAGAAGATTGCTGTTCGATGCAGGAGATGATGTCAATGACCTGATGAAACTATGCAGAGCCGATATCACTTCCAAAAACAACAACAAAGTACAGCGCTTTCTGGCCAATTTCGACAAGGTTGAAAAGAAACTGGTGGAAGTGGAAGAAAAGGATCAGGTCCGAAACTTCCAACCCCCTGTTTCCGGGGAAGAAATAATGGAAATATTTGGTCTTCCCCCCTCCAGAATGGTTGGCGATTTGAAGGAAGAAATCAAAGAAGCCATCTTGGAAGGACAAATTCAGAACAATAAAGCTGAAGCTTTGGAACTATTGTATAAATTAGCCGATCAAAGAGGATTAAAAAAGCAACATTAA
- a CDS encoding tetratricopeptide repeat protein: MNKITLIIALSLCLGTVAFAQQENTASQDPESLRRRNEADQRVYQLAMRYNDLPAARIKLMELIERNPTNNRYPELLATLYFEAGQYASAAVASLDLLERNDQSITGLEIAAYSLEQLGALDRALPHFERHYLLTGTLFSLYKSAYLQYSLNREEEALNSVNMLIKDRKSTEEMVGFPTSSNETQEVNMKAAALNLKGMIYMGQKNKVEAVEAFRQALELVPNFELAQENLKEAQKM; this comes from the coding sequence ATGAATAAAATTACCCTAATTATTGCATTATCCCTATGTTTGGGAACAGTGGCATTTGCACAGCAAGAAAACACTGCCTCACAGGATCCTGAAAGCTTGAGAAGGAGAAACGAAGCCGATCAAAGGGTCTATCAGCTTGCCATGAGGTACAATGACCTTCCGGCAGCAAGAATAAAGCTCATGGAATTGATTGAACGCAATCCAACCAACAACCGGTACCCTGAACTTTTGGCTACCCTCTATTTCGAAGCAGGACAGTATGCCTCAGCAGCAGTAGCCTCCTTGGACTTGCTTGAAAGAAATGACCAAAGCATCACAGGACTGGAAATCGCTGCCTATTCCTTAGAACAATTGGGCGCTTTGGATAGAGCACTTCCTCACTTTGAAAGGCATTATTTATTGACAGGTACGCTCTTTTCCCTTTACAAATCCGCCTACCTCCAATATTCCCTCAACAGGGAAGAAGAAGCGCTGAATTCTGTAAATATGCTGATCAAAGACAGAAAGTCCACGGAAGAAATGGTAGGTTTCCCTACTTCCAGTAATGAAACTCAGGAAGTAAATATGAAAGCAGCTGCGCTCAACCTGAAGGGAATGATTTACATGGGACAAAAAAATAAAGTGGAAGCAGTAGAAGCTTTCCGTCAGGCGCTTGAACTCGTTCCTAACTTTGAACTTGCCCAAGAAAACCTGAAAGAAGCCCAGAAAATGTAA
- a CDS encoding DUF3817 domain-containing protein, whose translation MSNPISTQAIWLKRFKLISIIEGFSFLILLFVAMPLKYVMDMPLAVTYVGWAHGILFMIYIYVVFPTARKCSWNFSKTFFALVASILPFGPFVFDRYLSKEEKNMTH comes from the coding sequence ATGAGCAATCCTATTAGCACACAGGCCATATGGCTGAAGCGGTTCAAATTGATCAGTATAATTGAAGGGTTTTCCTTTCTGATCTTGCTATTTGTAGCCATGCCATTGAAATATGTAATGGATATGCCTTTGGCGGTTACCTATGTGGGGTGGGCACATGGCATTCTTTTTATGATTTATATCTATGTCGTTTTTCCCACTGCAAGAAAATGTTCCTGGAATTTCAGCAAAACTTTTTTTGCATTGGTTGCATCCATCCTTCCCTTTGGGCCATTTGTTTTTGACCGATACTTGAGCAAAGAAGAGAAAAATATGACACACTAA
- a CDS encoding IS1634 family transposase: MYFKFSLRKHPDTGILSGYYRLVESYRNADNRVCHRTILNIGFMEDAAPEQLNKIQKHLTEKYEQKASLFDLEEDPIVRRYVEDFWNRIVSSKKLDIKSEQQLSRMVDMDTIQHSNAREIGAENIAFRTWEKLQLTPLLLSAGFSAEDASLAATQVVSRAVYPASELKTVRWIKENSAVCELTGYDMDKITKDKLYKSALELYKVKDSLEKHLSKRTNELFDLQDKIILYDLTNTYFEGEKPNSKLAQYGRSKEKRKDAKLVVLALVVNVEGFIKYSSILEGNIADCNTLAAMIEKLSVHTCTGPAVVVLDAGIATEENLHLIRNKGYSYLCVSRTKLKDYSYVPDRLTTLLETKSKQNIRLRAVSTEKNTDYYLEVKSPSKEKKEEGMKLQFEERFEQELQKIHHALNSKGGVKKTDKVHQRIGRAKEKYPSVQYYYEITVESDPKTEQATAMSWKKNPEREQAKTDNLGVYFLRTNLNVQEEYIIWNIYNTIREIENAFRTLKTDLDLRPIYHKNDDAAMAHLHLGILAYWIVNTVRYQLKQNGIKSCWREIVRVGNTQKVITTSGKNTYDKIITTRKCTVPNKNLKEIYDILKAKYQPFKKRKSVVHKLELKKTEIPKLQLLTGG, encoded by the coding sequence ATGTATTTCAAGTTCTCTTTACGTAAACATCCCGATACGGGAATACTCAGCGGATACTACCGGCTGGTGGAAAGTTACCGTAATGCGGACAACAGGGTGTGTCATCGCACTATCCTGAATATAGGTTTCATGGAGGATGCTGCACCCGAGCAGCTCAACAAAATACAGAAACACCTTACCGAGAAGTATGAGCAGAAGGCTTCTCTTTTTGACCTGGAGGAAGATCCAATCGTCAGACGCTATGTTGAAGACTTCTGGAATCGGATCGTATCTTCCAAGAAGCTGGATATCAAGTCGGAACAGCAGCTGTCACGGATGGTGGATATGGATACCATCCAGCACAGTAATGCCAGGGAAATAGGAGCTGAGAATATTGCTTTCCGGACATGGGAGAAGCTACAGCTTACACCTTTATTACTTTCGGCGGGATTCAGCGCCGAAGATGCCAGTCTTGCAGCCACACAGGTTGTATCCCGTGCGGTATACCCCGCTTCCGAACTCAAAACTGTCCGTTGGATAAAGGAAAACTCGGCAGTCTGTGAGCTTACGGGCTATGATATGGATAAAATAACCAAGGACAAGCTGTACAAAAGTGCGCTTGAGCTGTACAAAGTCAAAGATTCACTCGAAAAGCACCTTTCCAAACGTACCAATGAACTCTTTGATCTGCAGGATAAGATCATCCTTTATGACCTGACCAACACCTACTTTGAGGGAGAAAAGCCGAACAGTAAGCTGGCACAATACGGAAGGAGCAAGGAAAAAAGAAAAGATGCGAAACTTGTTGTGCTGGCACTGGTAGTGAATGTGGAAGGGTTTATCAAGTACTCCTCAATCCTGGAAGGAAACATAGCAGACTGCAACACACTTGCCGCAATGATTGAAAAGCTTTCCGTCCACACCTGTACAGGACCTGCGGTAGTGGTACTCGATGCGGGCATAGCCACCGAAGAAAACCTGCATCTTATCCGGAACAAAGGATACAGCTACCTCTGTGTAAGCAGGACAAAACTCAAGGATTATAGCTATGTGCCCGACAGGCTTACAACTCTGCTGGAAACAAAATCAAAGCAGAACATCAGACTCAGAGCCGTGTCCACAGAAAAAAACACAGACTATTATTTAGAAGTCAAAAGCCCTTCCAAAGAGAAGAAAGAGGAAGGTATGAAGCTACAGTTCGAAGAAAGGTTTGAACAGGAGCTGCAAAAAATACACCATGCCCTCAACAGCAAGGGAGGAGTCAAAAAAACCGATAAAGTCCACCAGCGCATCGGGAGGGCCAAAGAAAAGTATCCATCAGTCCAGTATTATTATGAGATCACTGTTGAAAGTGACCCTAAAACAGAACAGGCAACAGCAATGTCATGGAAGAAAAACCCGGAACGGGAGCAGGCAAAAACCGATAATCTGGGCGTCTATTTTTTACGGACAAACCTGAACGTGCAGGAGGAGTACATCATCTGGAATATCTATAACACTATCAGGGAAATAGAAAATGCCTTCCGTACCCTCAAAACCGACCTGGACCTCAGACCGATTTACCATAAAAATGATGATGCCGCCATGGCACATCTACATCTGGGAATCCTTGCATATTGGATAGTCAATACAGTAAGGTACCAGCTCAAACAGAATGGAATAAAAAGCTGCTGGCGTGAAATAGTAAGAGTAGGCAACACACAAAAGGTCATCACTACTTCAGGGAAAAACACCTATGACAAAATCATTACCACACGCAAGTGTACAGTTCCAAACAAAAACCTAAAAGAAATCTACGACATCCTTAAGGCCAAATATCAACCGTTTAAAAAAAGAAAATCCGTAGTACACAAACTTGAACTCAAAAAAACAGAAATACCCAAATTACAGCTACTTACAGGCGGATAG
- a CDS encoding leucine-rich repeat domain-containing protein — translation MIRNKPLFLFLLAVFLGQSHLGLAQEVAGYSKQEIKDLSSKVEDQIRFLEYFLNTLGSQDTPARDKDVIIRESYKKIFRDEKVQVEDDLLLDRKVITNKDITAYMKDIEFFFKDANFKFKVREIKPFARDNGELSFLVSMDRTLTAIGLNKEKISNTKPRFVEVNVDKRSNELKIASIYTTKLSRDKELKDWWKNLSYTWENYFRKKIGLSDTDSVSLDDLYKISAIDSINLSGNAFVQDLDAIDALRELKYLDISNTNIQELSPISNITFLTYLNIANTPTQDIQFIKYSDRLVHLNISGTQIRDISELGNLKQLHTLEVVNTPISSFGVLNSFEALRNLNLSRSGFNNIENIVELENLTHLDISGNYLINLEMLAELKNLEQINLQETNIVDLSPLAGLNQLKMVNINQTEVADLTPLNDKFTLQRVYADRTRISEANADEFTRRNRRVLLIHHVENLQTWWNGLAEGWKETLIAINPALSKAVPSVEDLSATVAMDSLNLSGSRISNLGPVLKFRKISYLNFDNTGVQDLAPLSDMKTLVSISGRNSQIRNLSPLSNLSGLTHLNFENSPIENFLSLKDLPELVYLNIDRSRIDEEEVPEFLVTNPKINIIYRTDALNMWWELLTDAWRNLIVDQFERGNFQPDSETLHKWTASPELKIGRSSISNLQPLLIFNNLRRLEVHDVPLTDIQVLGGMELLEELKISNAPVSDINALSFLKKLRVLDLSNTGIEDLRSLSSLSELRVLNVSGTNIKVLRGLESLSNLQELDIANTNVRSLRPIQGLMGIERLICFNTKLNKRAVDAYRKLNPAADVRFY, via the coding sequence ATGATCAGAAATAAACCTCTTTTTTTATTCCTTCTCGCTGTTTTTCTTGGCCAAAGCCATCTAGGCTTGGCCCAAGAGGTAGCAGGATATTCCAAGCAGGAAATCAAGGACCTCTCTTCCAAAGTAGAGGACCAAATCAGGTTTTTAGAGTATTTTTTAAACACGCTCGGCAGTCAGGATACCCCTGCCCGGGACAAAGATGTCATTATCCGGGAATCCTACAAAAAGATTTTCAGGGACGAAAAAGTCCAGGTGGAAGATGACCTGCTGTTGGACAGAAAGGTCATTACCAACAAAGATATTACGGCATACATGAAGGACATTGAGTTTTTTTTCAAAGATGCCAATTTTAAATTCAAAGTGAGGGAAATCAAACCTTTTGCGAGGGACAATGGAGAGCTCTCCTTTTTGGTTTCCATGGACAGGACCTTGACAGCCATTGGACTTAACAAAGAAAAAATCAGCAATACCAAACCAAGGTTTGTTGAGGTCAATGTGGACAAAAGATCCAATGAACTGAAAATTGCCAGCATTTATACCACCAAACTGAGCAGGGATAAGGAGTTGAAGGATTGGTGGAAAAACCTGTCTTACACCTGGGAAAACTATTTTAGAAAGAAAATCGGTTTGAGTGATACAGATTCTGTTTCCTTGGACGACCTTTATAAAATAAGTGCTATAGATAGCATCAACCTTTCGGGCAATGCCTTTGTTCAGGATCTCGATGCCATTGATGCTCTTAGGGAGCTTAAATATCTTGATATTTCCAATACCAATATTCAGGAGCTTAGTCCTATCAGCAATATTACATTTCTAACTTATCTCAATATTGCCAATACACCTACGCAGGACATTCAGTTTATTAAATATTCAGATAGACTTGTTCATCTGAACATTTCAGGTACCCAAATTAGGGATATCAGTGAACTCGGCAACCTCAAACAGCTCCATACCTTGGAAGTCGTCAATACTCCTATTTCAAGTTTTGGGGTGCTTAATTCTTTTGAAGCATTAAGAAACCTTAACCTGAGTAGAAGTGGATTCAATAATATAGAAAATATTGTTGAGCTTGAAAATCTTACACATTTGGATATCAGCGGCAATTACCTGATCAACTTGGAGATGTTGGCTGAATTAAAGAATCTGGAGCAAATCAATTTGCAGGAAACCAATATCGTTGATCTTAGTCCTCTTGCCGGACTTAATCAACTCAAGATGGTAAATATCAATCAGACAGAGGTAGCCGATTTGACCCCATTAAATGATAAATTCACCCTGCAGCGTGTATATGCGGATAGAACCAGGATTTCTGAAGCCAATGCAGACGAGTTCACTAGGCGAAATAGGCGGGTATTGCTAATCCACCATGTGGAAAATCTTCAGACCTGGTGGAATGGTCTGGCAGAAGGCTGGAAGGAGACTTTGATTGCAATCAATCCTGCGCTGTCAAAAGCAGTGCCTTCTGTTGAAGATCTTTCTGCGACGGTAGCCATGGATTCCCTGAACCTTTCAGGAAGTAGGATCTCTAACCTTGGGCCGGTACTCAAGTTCAGGAAAATAAGCTATCTCAATTTTGATAATACGGGGGTTCAGGACTTAGCTCCTTTATCCGATATGAAGACTTTGGTGTCCATTTCCGGTAGAAACAGTCAGATTAGAAATCTTTCTCCTCTTTCTAATTTGTCGGGATTGACACATCTTAATTTTGAAAATTCCCCTATTGAAAATTTTCTTTCGCTCAAAGATTTGCCTGAGTTGGTTTACTTGAATATAGACCGGTCCAGGATTGACGAAGAGGAAGTGCCTGAGTTTTTGGTGACAAATCCCAAGATCAACATCATCTACAGGACCGATGCCCTTAACATGTGGTGGGAACTCCTGACGGATGCCTGGAGAAATTTAATTGTTGATCAATTTGAAAGAGGGAATTTCCAACCGGACAGTGAGACCTTGCACAAATGGACTGCCAGTCCTGAGTTGAAAATTGGCAGGTCTTCCATTTCCAATCTTCAGCCGCTTCTTATTTTCAATAATCTTAGAAGACTGGAAGTTCATGATGTTCCATTGACTGATATCCAGGTGTTGGGAGGCATGGAACTCCTTGAGGAATTGAAAATTTCCAATGCACCTGTAAGTGATATCAATGCCTTATCTTTCCTTAAAAAGTTGAGGGTACTGGATCTTTCCAATACAGGAATTGAGGATTTGAGGTCACTTTCATCATTGAGTGAACTGAGGGTATTGAATGTGTCAGGCACCAACATCAAGGTCTTAAGGGGACTTGAGTCTTTGTCAAACCTTCAAGAGCTGGATATCGCCAATACCAATGTACGGTCTCTTCGTCCCATACAAGGCCTAATGGGTATAGAAAGGTTGATCTGTTTCAATACCAAGCTGAATAAAAGAGCAGTGGATGCCTATCGCAAGCTCAATCCTGCTGCGGATGTCAGATTCTATTGA
- a CDS encoding nucleoid-structuring protein H-NS → MKRRTIQSPVSTLLTLALFGLLAMGACKSKKKVAPAPAPAPVEQPAPTPPPAAPKPSAEEVAVGKLENYFNSIAQSTNVDAANRTINEALGMFSNPQTPVLIVIHEENGIKDYDEPTTIEKYLHYLKDTKKNLNFISDIRLDGNGRVTELELRRKK, encoded by the coding sequence ATGAAAAGAAGAACAATTCAATCACCTGTAAGCACCCTGCTTACTTTGGCTCTTTTCGGTCTATTGGCCATGGGAGCTTGTAAAAGTAAAAAGAAAGTGGCACCTGCACCAGCGCCAGCTCCGGTAGAACAGCCTGCTCCAACTCCACCTCCTGCTGCTCCTAAGCCTTCTGCTGAAGAGGTTGCCGTAGGTAAATTGGAAAATTATTTCAACAGCATTGCTCAGTCCACTAACGTTGATGCTGCTAACAGGACTATCAATGAAGCTTTGGGTATGTTCTCCAATCCGCAAACTCCGGTGTTGATTGTCATCCACGAGGAAAATGGTATCAAGGACTATGATGAGCCTACCACCATTGAAAAGTACCTTCACTACCTGAAGGATACTAAAAAGAATCTAAACTTTATCAGTGACATCAGGTTAGATGGTAATGGTAGGGTAACCGAATTGGAACTTCGTCGTAAAAAATAA
- a CDS encoding TlpA disulfide reductase family protein — protein MKNLSKVLFVFSFSLLLISCGGVGKKEFDGEVVISGKLSHMPEGKIVLSALNDEMSATIAEIIPSSNGKFEYKLTLEGPGFYMLNLMDKKEVRLALYDEDVELIYDFSDEGSLVLKGSQDSQYMLQIEALMKEYEESINGLNNEYFEAMSARDQDKIRDIQLRAMNLESDLGEKVKELVGNMNGSFAALAALPMINPKKDFQFMDELVTKMNQKYPGFKTVQNLMVQLDEMRALSVGQVAPEISLPDPSGKIVNLSDLRGKYVLIDFWAAWCRPCREENPNVVRLYNQYKDKGFEVFGVSLDRTHEAWVKAIEDDHLTWTHVSDLKYFNSVAAATYQINAIPATYMLDPEGKIIAKDLRGPSLENKLKELFD, from the coding sequence ATGAAAAATCTTTCTAAAGTACTGTTTGTATTTTCTTTTTCGCTGCTCCTTATTTCCTGCGGAGGGGTTGGCAAAAAGGAGTTTGATGGAGAAGTTGTGATCTCGGGAAAGCTCAGCCATATGCCTGAAGGTAAGATTGTCCTTTCTGCCCTCAATGATGAAATGTCCGCAACGATAGCTGAAATCATTCCTTCCTCCAATGGTAAATTTGAATATAAGTTGACTTTGGAAGGTCCTGGTTTTTACATGCTCAATCTGATGGATAAGAAAGAGGTCAGATTGGCCTTGTATGATGAAGATGTGGAGCTGATCTACGATTTTTCTGATGAAGGTAGTCTTGTATTGAAAGGATCTCAGGACTCCCAGTATATGCTTCAGATTGAAGCCCTGATGAAAGAATATGAAGAAAGCATCAATGGACTTAACAACGAATATTTTGAGGCCATGAGTGCAAGAGATCAGGATAAGATCAGGGACATACAGCTGAGGGCAATGAATCTGGAATCCGATCTCGGTGAAAAAGTCAAAGAGCTTGTAGGAAATATGAACGGAAGCTTTGCTGCTTTGGCAGCCCTTCCCATGATCAATCCCAAAAAGGATTTCCAGTTTATGGATGAACTTGTTACCAAGATGAACCAAAAATATCCCGGATTTAAGACCGTGCAGAATCTGATGGTTCAATTGGATGAGATGAGGGCATTGTCCGTGGGGCAGGTGGCACCTGAAATTTCTCTTCCTGATCCTTCCGGAAAAATTGTGAACCTTTCTGATCTTAGGGGAAAATATGTGCTGATAGATTTCTGGGCAGCTTGGTGCAGGCCTTGTAGGGAAGAAAACCCAAATGTGGTAAGGCTTTACAATCAATATAAGGACAAAGGTTTTGAGGTATTTGGGGTATCACTGGACAGGACGCATGAAGCTTGGGTTAAGGCCATTGAGGATGACCACCTGACCTGGACCCATGTTTCAGATCTGAAATACTTCAATTCCGTGGCAGCGGCCACCTATCAGATCAACGCCATACCTGCCACCTATATGCTTGATCCGGAGGGTAAAATTATTGCAAAGGATCTCCGAGGGCCTTCTTTGGAAAATAAATTGAAGGAGTTGTTTGATTAA